Genomic window (Tribolium castaneum strain GA2 chromosome 2, icTriCast1.1, whole genome shotgun sequence):
CCACACACAGCGAAGTCTTTCGAGACGTATTTCCCGATATACAATTTCGAATTTTCCTCTCCTTTGGCCATAGTTCCGATCAAGCTACCGGAGCCGTAATCGAAAACTTGCAAGGGCTTTTCAGTTTGAAACGCACAGGTCAGGACTTCGGTCCCTCTCGCATTGATATCAACTCCTTCGCCGCACATGTGCACCCCCGAAATGTGTCTTATGGCATGGGGCTGCCGCAAGTCCCAAAAGTGCACCACGTCGTCCCAGCCCCCAGTCAGTAGTTCGTAATTGGATCGGGGGTGGAAACAGGCGGCGAAAACTCGAGATGTATGGCCGTCGTGAATCTTGGGGTTGTTACTGGATTTGGATTAAGGCTGGCTTTGGGACGATTTGTTAAATCACCTGCTTGACAAAATCCGCTCTTGAGTTTTGCTTTCCTCATCATACAGATAAATTTTACAATCGTCACCGTAAGTGACAAATTTGGGGTATCTGGGGTGGTAAGTCAGGCCGAAAGTTTCGCGGTTTTCTTTGATAGTGTAGAGACACtgattaaaattgtaattccAACATTTGACGAATCCGTTCGCGTCTAAAAATCATGTCTTAGTGGAGTTgtacgaaaataatttttcgctACAAGTGCAAGTAAAACAGTTATTAATGGGGTAGCTCTTCGAGACGGGCCGGTGTTGTATTGCCGTCACCGGAGCGGTCGCTCTTTCGATATCATTGTCGATTAAATTCGTGAATAAAGTGCCGTTTTCGGTTGAATACATTGTGATATTTCCATCCGAACAACCGGCCGCCAAGTAGACAAAATCCTCGTTGTATTTGCAAcacaaaatttctttataTACGTCCCTGGAAAGGGCACTTAGGGGGTGGCATTTTTTGGGGGCTACTCACGTTAttgaaactattttaatgCGTCCGTCCAGCGCCGTATAGTCTTTATAAGGCAAAGTGTGCTGGAGGTTGACCGTTTCGGGGTCGGAATCGTAACTTACCCCCATTTGCTTCCCTATCATGTCACTCACGATACTTTTCCTCATAGCCCCCGGCTGGGTAAACGTACTCAAAAGCGTAGGGCCCGCCATGGACTTCCGCTGGGGTAGCCCTTTGagtttatctttttctttattctttcGGAGACTCATTTTGAAgtttaaatttggcgccaaatgtcaaaatttcgtaacgagatatttttcaaaaatcgtggattTCGTCAAATAATTTGATGAAACGTTATCGTATGAACGACTAATTAGGTAGATTGCGGCTCGATTTTTATCGGAAACTAATTATTTGAACGAAATTCATCCGTTGCGTTTGCCAATGCGAAAGGTTGGAAAAAGTACTAGAAGCTGGTAGGTGTCACCTTCTGTCGCAATCTCTCTTAATTTTATATAACATCCAAGTGATAAATTCGATGTAGTACGTGACTTGTGCCCCCCTCGTGCACGAATAGCCCCATTTGCAGCACCCCCAAGCCAAGAATTGCCCCTCTGATGCGCCATAACCTCAACATTCCCCTCACGTATCTCCCGTGTTTATAAACAATTCCGCAACGGCTAACGTCTCAAATTTCCCCGATTTAATCACAGAATCTCATTccagaaaagaaaaatatgaaacgtGGAAAACCACAACAGGAGATTTACAGACCAGGCAGTGGACCTTTAAGAAAATCAAACACAGGAAACGAAGAGTCTGACCCCGACCTAAACCTCAAACCTAAGCCTTACACACACGATGACAAGTACAAACCGGAAACAATAACCGAACCGCACCGCAAGCCGCGCAAACCGGAGCAAATGATTTACGTCCCGAGGGCGGTGGCAAACGCCCGCGAGATGTCTCAAGACAACGACAGACACGCCCTTAACGGCAACTTCGACGGGTTCACCCCCCGGTCCAAGCGGTACTCCAGCCGGCGGCGAGGGGGCGGCGAAAACGACCACGACGAGTGGCGGCAGATGCGGCAGGGCTCGGAGCCGCGGGGCGTCTCCAACGGGGCCCACTCGCGCATGCGGGACACTCGGAGCGTGGAGCCGACGGGGCCGCCGCCCCGCAACTACGAAAAAGCCCACCCGAAGCCCCCCAGCGGCCGCCGACACAGCACGATCGGCGTGGAATCGGATAAAAGGCCCCCTCATAAACCGATTAACGTCGATAAACTACCCCCAAGACTGCGCAAAAAAATGCTAGAAGACAATAAACTGAACCAAGCGGTGGAAGATGACTGGAACGGCGCGAGTTTGACGTTTCAAGGCAGTAGTAATTATCACCCAGTTGGGGGGTACTACCCCAACACAAACCAAAACTACTATCAAAATATGGGGTATTGTACTTTGCCGAACCGCCACAGGGGTCGTGGGCGTTTGCAGCAAGAGGGCGAGTACAGGTCGAGAACCCCAGATTTGGGGATTTCGAGTCCATGTAATTCGAGGCCTCCGACGCCCCCCTATGGTAGGACTAGAAGCAACGATAATTTGAATAGGGTGGATAGGCCGGCATCGCCGAGGAATTACGATTATAGGCGCAATGGGCGCGAGAGGAATAATAGGAGGAATTATGCGAGGAATAGGGATGATAGGAGAAATCAAAATTATGAAGTGCAAGAAGAAAACTGGGATGAGGAGGAGAGAGTGAGTCAGAAGGTTGAAACACGGGAAAGTACACCACCGGTAACGCCCCCAACGCCagaagaaaaaatcaaaatcacaGTTCCTAGCAGCAGCAATACGATTTTGGTATGGAAGTTGTGTTGTTATCACATTATTTTGCGTTATCTATTTGTGCACAGATACTAAAAGCTTATCGCCTCGTTTTCAGTTAATTTGGTGAAGTgttgaattaattaagttgACTTGAAGGCTTTCATAAACAAAATCATAGGCTCATATGCGACCATTTTTAATACACTCGCCTGCGGCTCGTGCCATAAGTTTCGTACTCGTGTCCTTATAACCATCATTAAATGCTCGTTGCATAAAATATACTATTAGCAGCACCATACAAgcattattagaaaataatgcagTTAGCAGTCATGTTTTTTACAcctctagtttttttttattttctctagTTGCCTCTTGTGCACATCATGGACATTGTATCTAAATTGGTagattttttatcacaaaacgaacattattattatatatagagttggaaaaTTACTGGGGTAGGACCGtaaatgaaaccaaaagagAGTTATGCAACGTTTCGTCTTATTACATAAGACATCATCAGGCTTATATTCAAAAATTCGATAGctaattgtattttattgtCCCATCTATGTTAATACTTAATTAATAGGATAAATCTAAGAAAGCTGTGATTAAATCGGAAGTCTCAACGTTTCACATGTTACATGAATTCTCACCGTAACACACACCAAAATAGATAgcaataaaagaaacaaacaTGCAAATATAATGTGGATGATCTTTTGATTGCGAaacacatttgtttttttttttttttcattaaatcgttTGTTTTAGGATTGGAGCGAAGAAGTCGAACTACACGACCAGCTTGAAGCTGAAGCTTTAAGCGACGCAATGACACGAAGTTCATCCGTAGCTAGTTTAGTCGACATTAGTGTCAAATCAATGCCTCCGAATATtaacaatcaaaaaaaatcaaaaaggtAAATAAGATCAAAgcaattatctattttttcaaatgtaatgaCCTGTCCTACTTTTTCAAAATCCGAAAGCACGTCTTTGTTTGCCTTTCGTGACGTCTAAATGATGATAAATGACCACAAACAACCGCCAAAAAACTTGTTGAAGCCTCATTTCCTTTGCGATTTTTTCCATCGATTATAACGCGACTCCAAATATTGATTATCCAGTTAATTTTTATCCGGTCTTGCCATTTCCCTATGCAAATGTGCACTTTTTCAGACGCTCTAACCGCCGCAAGGGGCGCAGCGGCAGCCGCCCCCGCGACTCCAGCCTCGACAACCCAAAATCCGCCCCTCGCGACACCACCTTCCGCGCCCCCCAGGAGCCCCGAGGCCGTCGAAACCGGCGCCATTCGCGCGACCGTCGCGATTCCAGCTACGACCGACGTTCGCGCAACCCCAGCCGAGACACCAGCTTCGACCGCAACCGACGCAGTTCCACCACCGAGCCGGAAAACTGGCGCGAGGAAATTCGCAGTCGGCAAAACTCCGAACGCGAGTTTTCCGACCGAAGCAGACGCAACTCGGAACGCGAAACGGAGAAGATCAACGTGAAAAAAGCCGGGGTCTTGATCCTTCCACCGAAACAACAAGACGTTGCTGTGACTCACGTCGACCAACCGCGGTACCCGGAAGTCCGGAAACCCTGTCAACAGAAGAGTCTCTTCGATCATAATAATCCCAGCAAACCGATCATTGTTAAATCGCAAAGTTCGAGGGTCAGTGTGCCCGGATTTTCCGACAATACGGAAACGACGCCCCCCCAGATGTACACCACTGATCAGTTCGGGAACATCAGACCGGGGTGGTACGACGAAAACTCGGAAAGTTTTAACTCGTGCCATTATCCTAACTTAATCAGAGACATAAAGCGAGCCGATAATGAACTACAGTACATCATGAATTCGGGtcagattttgataaattggggCACGGTCGAGTCGCTGAGACAGTTCCTGAAAGAAGCCCTCCAGTACGTATTGTGCAAGGACTTGAAGTTTTGTGAGGCGGAAAATGTCGAGCAACACTTGTGGAAAATCCTCTACCACAATATTATCGAAGTGACCCGGAAGGCGATAACAAACGATCCCGGGAATAAGGAACAGTACAAGGGATTTTTGCTGTATTTGATCGACGAAGGCACGAGTTATTTCGAGGGTTTGCTGGACTCGTTAGAAGAGACTTACAAATTCAAACTGAGCAATTTTTTGGGTAACAATAACAATGCGCAGAAAGGTTTGGGTTACGTGGGACTTGCCTTAATTTCCGCCCAGAAGTTGCTCTTGTTTTTGGGCGATTTGGGCCGATATCGCGAACAAGTCAACGAAACCTCGAATTATGGAAAGTGCCGCCAGTGGTACATCAAAGCGCACGAAATTAATCCGAAAAATGGCAAGCCCTATAACCAACTGGCGGTACTTGCGGTGTATGCTGTAAGTTTGTCGTTTTATCACGCGATTTCCCCCGtaattttggtgttttagAGGCGAAAATTGGACGCTGTTTATTACTACATGAGGAGCTTGATGTCGTCAAATCCGGTCCCTTCCGCTCGGGAATATTTAATTTCGTTGTTTGacgaaaacagaaaaaaggTAGGTTTGGTTAATTAATATGTTTTGTAACGGTTCATAACGAACATGGTGTTTATTTTGGATTAATAAAATGACTCATGGCGCATGAATTCGGTTAAATTACTTGGGTGATTAATGAGACGCGTCTTGTATTTTTCTCCTAATAAGtttgtttgtgtttaattaaaatgtagaGGATGCGTTTTTACATTTGTGTAACTCGTAAGCTTTGCTTTTTTGTGTTGATTTTATTTCGTTGACGTTCACATCATAACTGTATTGCACTACGGGTTTTTTCAAGAACATACATCATTCATTTCTCGGgattaactaatttaaatttttaaaagattatTAATCTGACTTGCATTTTTTCGCGCATTGTTATTTGTGGGTTTTAACATTCTGTGTCAGTATTCAATGGTAATTTctccgaaaaaaaaacacaactcCGACCAAGTGTCGCTAGAGGACGCCACTTGACtcatttattgaaagtttCACTGTTTTGTGTTAACCATACTcatctgttttatttttttccatgcAGTATCTTCACCAAATAAGCGTACGTATGAGTAGTCGAGTTAAGATACATCGTGTAATTTGTATCCAAAGTAGcaagcttattttttatttatttaattatattgtacagggtgagtcagCTGAAAGGGACCGATTATCCTTGTTAAATGCAGGATATCCACTGATGATCGATTCGTTTTTCTCGATGATTATCAGtagttacattttatttataatccaCTACATGGGAATAAAACGTAAGCTGCATGTTCAAGGAAGTTAATTTCgttgttttgataaaaactttacTTCCATCACTTCTTATCTCAGGATTTGAACAATTTTCTCACAGAAATTGTTTACGACTTGAGTTAAGGATCTTCCCTCAGAGTGACGTCAATGAAAAAGTTTACGATTTATTCACCTTTGCGAGCATTTATCGAAAATGTTtccattaattatttatgatgACGGGACGTTCCAGTTCGAGTAAGAAGCCAATTAccgttttacaaattttttacgaGAGCTAATCGCTTCGTTTTTGGCCATGTATTATTTCTGCAGACTGC
Coding sequences:
- the LOC100142519 gene encoding uncharacterized protein LOC100142519, encoding MSLRKNKEKDKLKGLPQRKSMAGPTLLSTFTQPGAMRKSIVSDMIGKQMGVSYDSDPETVNLQHTLPYKDYTALDGRIKIVSITDVYKEILCCKYNEDFVYLAAGCSDGNITMYSTENGTLFTNLIDNDIERATAPVTAIQHRPVSKSYPINNCFTCTYANGFVKCWNYNFNQCLYTIKENRETFGLTYHPRYPKFVTYGDDCKIYLYDEESKTQERILSSSNNPKIHDGHTSRVFAACFHPRSNYELLTGGWDDVVHFWDLRQPHAIRHISGVHMCGEGVDINARGTEVLTCAFQTEKPLQVFDYGSGSLIGTMAKGEENSKLYIGKYVSKDFAVCGGTAPNIFRIIDMTSYMSVAAVLGLPSAVYSLDLGPPKKGVAAQRTDIGASPQMAFVSGKKLYQVDFN